From Pseudomonas sp. stari2, a single genomic window includes:
- a CDS encoding 4-hydroxyproline epimerase, with amino-acid sequence MNRVHVIDSHTGGEPTRLVMKGFPDLPGNTMAEKRDALRNQHDRWRRACLLEPRGNDVLVGALYCEPVSPDATCGVIFFNNAGYLGMCGHGTIGLIASLQHLGLIAPGVHKIDTPVGPVSATLHEDGAVTLGNVPAYRLRKQVAVEVPGYGRFLGDIAYGGNWFFLVSEHGQTLTMDNVETLTDFTWKMLKALEDQGIHGEDGAVIDHVELFADDDHADSRNFVMCPGKAYDRSPCGTGTSAKLACLAADEKLQPGQRWVQASITGSQFEGRFEREGERVRPFITGRAYMTADSTLLIDEDDPFAWGI; translated from the coding sequence ATGAATCGCGTACACGTCATTGATTCCCACACCGGCGGTGAACCCACGCGTCTGGTGATGAAGGGTTTCCCCGATCTGCCGGGCAACACCATGGCCGAAAAGCGCGATGCCCTGCGCAACCAGCACGACCGCTGGCGCCGGGCCTGCCTGCTGGAACCACGTGGCAACGATGTGCTGGTGGGCGCGCTGTATTGCGAGCCGGTGTCGCCGGACGCCACCTGCGGGGTGATCTTCTTCAACAACGCCGGTTATCTGGGCATGTGCGGCCACGGCACCATCGGCCTGATCGCCTCCTTGCAGCACCTGGGGCTGATCGCTCCAGGCGTGCACAAGATCGACACACCGGTCGGCCCCGTCAGCGCGACGTTGCATGAGGACGGCGCCGTGACCTTGGGCAACGTGCCGGCTTATCGATTGCGCAAACAAGTGGCGGTCGAGGTGCCGGGCTACGGACGCTTCCTCGGCGATATCGCCTATGGCGGCAACTGGTTTTTCCTGGTGTCGGAGCACGGCCAGACGCTGACGATGGACAACGTCGAAACCCTGACCGACTTCACCTGGAAAATGCTCAAGGCTCTCGAAGACCAAGGCATTCATGGCGAGGATGGCGCTGTCATCGACCACGTCGAACTGTTCGCCGATGACGACCACGCCGACAGCCGCAACTTCGTCATGTGTCCCGGCAAAGCCTACGACCGCTCCCCGTGCGGCACCGGCACCAGCGCCAAACTCGCCTGCCTGGCCGCCGATGAAAAACTTCAGCCCGGCCAGCGCTGGGTGCAGGCCAGCATCACAGGCAGCCAGTTCGAAGGTCGCTTCGAACGGGAAGGTGAACGCGTGCGCCCGTTCATCACCGGCCGCGCCTACATGACCGCCGACAGCACGCTGCTGATCGACGAAGACGATCCGTTCGCGTGGGGCATCTGA
- a CDS encoding methionine ABC transporter permease, which yields MNRTVDWIEILQLVLNATGETLYMVLLAGLFTLLIGLPLGVLLFISRRQGLYPLPRINQALGAIINLGRSLPFVVMLIALIPLTRMVVGTTLGSTAAVVPITIGAFPFFARIVENALDEVEKGRIEAILAMGGDIRHVIFKVLLPEALPALLAGITLTLVMLIGFSSMAGVIGGGGLGDLAIRYGYQRFNNEVMVATVVVLVILVQGVQSLGDRLVRSLAHRR from the coding sequence ATGAACCGTACCGTCGACTGGATTGAAATCCTGCAACTGGTGCTCAACGCAACCGGTGAAACCCTGTACATGGTGCTGCTCGCCGGGCTGTTCACGCTGTTGATCGGCCTGCCGCTGGGGGTGTTGCTTTTCATCAGTCGCCGTCAGGGTCTGTACCCGTTGCCCCGGATCAATCAGGCACTGGGCGCGATCATCAACCTCGGTCGTTCGCTGCCGTTCGTGGTGATGCTGATTGCCCTGATTCCGCTGACCCGGATGGTGGTCGGTACCACGCTGGGCAGCACGGCCGCCGTGGTACCGATCACCATCGGTGCCTTTCCGTTTTTTGCGCGGATCGTCGAAAACGCCCTGGACGAAGTCGAAAAGGGCCGGATCGAAGCGATCCTCGCTATGGGCGGTGACATCCGCCACGTGATTTTTAAAGTGCTGTTGCCCGAAGCGCTGCCGGCCTTGCTAGCGGGTATCACCCTGACGCTGGTGATGCTGATCGGTTTTTCCTCCATGGCCGGGGTTATCGGTGGCGGCGGGCTCGGCGATCTGGCCATCCGTTACGGCTATCAGCGGTTCAACAATGAAGTGATGGTCGCCACTGTGGTGGTGCTGGTCATCCTCGTCCAGGGCGTGCAGAGCCTGGGCGATCGGCTGGTGCGATCGCTGGCTCATCGACGCTGA
- a CDS encoding methionine ABC transporter ATP-binding protein: MIVVEQLSKTYLSSPTPALDRVSLSIPDGAIYGILGRSGAGKSTLLRCLNLLERPDSGRIMLDGEDLTALSDSELRRQRQRIGMIFQGFNLLHSRDVFDNVAVPLEIAKVAKPQRHERVRELLDLVGLSDKAEAFPSQLSGGQKQRVGIARALAARPAYLLSDEATSALDPETTASILELLRDINRQLGLTIVLITHELDVVRSICDHVASMANGRLVEAGPVARLLATPDSALGASLRPSCGLPLGHDAPGLSFLRQYGVRAAHS; encoded by the coding sequence GTGATCGTCGTCGAGCAGTTGAGCAAAACCTATCTGTCATCGCCAACACCGGCGTTGGATCGGGTGTCGCTGAGTATTCCCGATGGCGCGATCTACGGGATTCTCGGGCGTAGCGGCGCGGGGAAATCGACGCTGCTTCGCTGCCTCAATCTGCTCGAACGCCCGGACTCCGGGCGGATAATGCTGGACGGCGAAGACCTCACCGCGCTGTCCGATAGCGAACTGCGTCGTCAGCGTCAGCGCATCGGCATGATCTTCCAGGGTTTCAACCTGCTGCATTCGCGCGATGTGTTCGACAACGTCGCGGTGCCGCTGGAAATTGCCAAAGTCGCCAAACCACAGCGTCATGAACGGGTTCGGGAACTGCTGGATCTGGTAGGCCTGAGCGACAAGGCTGAAGCCTTTCCTTCGCAACTGTCCGGCGGGCAGAAGCAGCGGGTCGGGATCGCCCGGGCCCTGGCGGCGCGGCCGGCGTATCTGTTGTCGGATGAAGCCACCAGCGCCCTCGACCCGGAAACCACCGCGTCGATTCTGGAGCTGCTGCGCGACATCAATCGTCAGCTCGGACTGACCATCGTGCTGATCACTCATGAACTGGACGTGGTGCGATCGATCTGCGATCACGTCGCTTCCATGGCCAACGGAAGGCTGGTGGAGGCGGGGCCGGTCGCCAGATTGCTGGCCACTCCGGATTCCGCGCTCGGTGCCTCGCTGAGGCCCAGTTGCGGTTTGCCGCTGGGTCACGACGCGCCGGGGCTGAGTTTTCTGCGGCAATACGGCGTGCGGGCGGCCCACTCATGA
- a CDS encoding isopenicillin N synthase family dioxygenase has product MPHTLDITALPTLDLSQLDGTPQQRQAFLDELRHAARDVGFFYLTGHGIDANLLKQVQDHARQFFALPDSEKAAVGMINSPHFRGYNRAASEITRGQPDQREQFDLGAEREVLPLTADSPLWARLQGPNQWPEALPQLKPLLLDWQQAMTQMSLRLLRAFAQALALPENAFDRLYGDKPNEHIKLMRYPGQSSTASNQGVGAHKDSGFLSFLLQDQQAGLQVEIEEGRWIDALPRDNTLVVNIGELLELATNGYLRATVHRVVSPPAGSERLSIAFFLGAQLDAVVPLYPLPTVLLREARGPASDPLNPLFRDVGWNYLKGRLRSHPDVARRFYADALLPEPAARKTANA; this is encoded by the coding sequence ATGCCGCATACCTTGGACATCACCGCATTACCGACCCTTGACCTGTCGCAGCTCGACGGTACGCCGCAGCAGCGCCAGGCCTTTCTCGATGAGTTGCGTCACGCCGCACGGGACGTCGGGTTTTTCTACCTGACCGGCCATGGCATCGACGCCAATCTTCTCAAGCAGGTTCAGGATCACGCCCGCCAGTTTTTCGCCTTGCCCGACAGTGAAAAAGCCGCTGTCGGGATGATCAATTCGCCGCATTTTCGCGGTTACAACCGCGCAGCTTCGGAGATCACTCGCGGCCAGCCGGATCAACGTGAACAGTTCGATCTGGGTGCCGAGCGTGAGGTATTGCCGCTGACGGCCGACAGTCCGCTGTGGGCGCGTCTGCAAGGGCCCAATCAATGGCCCGAAGCGTTGCCGCAACTCAAACCATTGCTGCTCGATTGGCAGCAAGCAATGACCCAAATGTCTTTGCGCCTGCTGCGCGCTTTCGCCCAGGCACTCGCGCTGCCGGAGAACGCCTTCGACCGGTTGTACGGCGACAAACCCAACGAACACATCAAGCTGATGCGCTATCCGGGGCAGTCCTCGACGGCGAGCAACCAGGGCGTCGGCGCGCACAAGGATTCGGGTTTTCTCAGCTTTCTGCTGCAAGACCAGCAGGCCGGACTGCAAGTGGAAATCGAAGAGGGGCGCTGGATCGATGCGTTACCTCGGGACAACACCCTGGTGGTCAACATCGGCGAATTGCTGGAACTGGCCACCAACGGTTACCTGCGCGCCACGGTGCATCGGGTGGTCTCGCCGCCGGCGGGTAGCGAGCGCTTGTCCATCGCGTTTTTCCTTGGCGCACAACTCGACGCGGTGGTGCCGCTGTACCCGCTGCCGACGGTGTTGCTGCGCGAAGCGCGGGGGCCGGCGAGCGATCCGCTCAATCCGCTGTTCCGCGATGTCGGCTGGAATTACCTCAAGGGCCGGCTGCGTTCGCACCCTGATGTGGCGCGTCGCTTCTATGCCGACGCCTTGCTGCCCGAACCAGCGGCTCGCAAGACCGCCAACGCCTGA
- a CDS encoding helix-turn-helix domain-containing protein produces MQNAFARLCEGDEHNRPQTLEALVAGVAALLPMLDVIPNAVIFIKDPDARYVLANRTLVQRCGLKDLKPLLGKTSAQVFPAQLGPGYTEQDRRVLEEGWMLEDQLELHLYGSREPGWCLTHKRPLYNRDGAIIGLAGISVDLQSASETHPAFERLAAVDEHIRTHFNRRVTLGELTRIAGISVAQLERYCKRVFHLTPRQMIQKVRLEHAHRLLHTDLPITEVALQCGYTDHSAFTRQFKASTGFTPRQYRQATEQ; encoded by the coding sequence ATGCAGAACGCATTTGCGCGCCTGTGCGAGGGCGATGAGCACAATCGCCCCCAGACCCTCGAAGCCTTGGTGGCGGGCGTTGCTGCGCTGTTGCCGATGCTCGACGTGATCCCGAATGCGGTGATTTTCATCAAGGATCCGGACGCGCGTTACGTCCTGGCCAACCGTACACTGGTGCAGCGCTGCGGGTTGAAAGACCTGAAGCCGCTGCTCGGCAAAACCAGTGCGCAGGTATTTCCCGCGCAACTGGGACCGGGCTACACCGAGCAGGATCGGCGGGTGCTGGAAGAAGGGTGGATGCTGGAGGATCAGCTGGAATTGCACCTCTACGGCAGCCGCGAACCGGGTTGGTGCCTGACCCATAAGCGACCGTTGTACAACCGCGATGGCGCGATCATCGGTCTGGCGGGGATTTCGGTGGATCTGCAATCGGCCAGCGAAACCCACCCGGCCTTCGAGCGGCTGGCCGCCGTCGACGAGCACATTCGAACGCATTTCAATCGGCGGGTGACACTGGGCGAGCTGACGCGGATCGCCGGTATTTCGGTGGCGCAACTGGAGCGCTACTGCAAACGCGTGTTCCACCTGACGCCCCGGCAGATGATCCAGAAGGTACGGCTGGAACATGCCCATCGCTTGCTGCACACCGACCTGCCGATCACCGAAGTCGCCCTGCAGTGCGGCTACACCGACCACAGCGCCTTCACTCGCCAATTCAAGGCCTCGACCGGATTCACACCGCGTCAGTACCGGCAGGCGACGGAGCAATGA
- a CDS encoding DUF3885 domain-containing protein, protein MNLHLEIERIFTEQAFARPLFYSCPGGLRFELSETGGMIEQFLLALRKSTEICTDIFSDEPTLVTCLRFHSGGQRFAHRALLQSVRSAGIEIPAERSIWSERTDPDDWFCKSEPEYWINLAFEVPARMLQALLWCALATDFGAIAPNPRCAIYLFNLKAGVMVFPYDDRGMDVVGPNKDLLSRLYRRHHAYLLDYDRPAMDADFAGFF, encoded by the coding sequence GTGAATCTTCATCTTGAAATCGAGCGGATTTTTACCGAACAGGCCTTCGCAAGGCCCCTGTTTTATTCCTGCCCGGGAGGACTGCGTTTCGAACTCTCCGAAACCGGAGGAATGATCGAACAGTTCCTGTTGGCCTTGCGAAAATCGACCGAGATCTGTACCGACATTTTCAGTGACGAGCCCACGCTGGTGACGTGCCTGCGCTTTCACTCCGGCGGCCAGCGATTTGCCCATCGAGCGTTGCTTCAGTCCGTTCGATCTGCAGGTATCGAGATACCTGCAGAACGCTCGATCTGGAGTGAACGCACCGATCCGGATGACTGGTTCTGCAAAAGCGAGCCCGAGTACTGGATCAACCTCGCGTTCGAAGTGCCCGCAAGGATGCTTCAGGCATTGCTCTGGTGCGCACTGGCCACGGATTTTGGTGCGATTGCGCCGAATCCACGCTGCGCGATCTACCTGTTCAACCTGAAGGCCGGAGTGATGGTTTTTCCTTACGACGACCGAGGGATGGACGTGGTCGGGCCCAACAAGGATCTGCTTTCAAGGCTGTATCGCCGGCATCATGCATATCTTCTCGATTACGACCGGCCCGCGATGGACGCTGACTTCGCGGGCTTCTTCTGA
- a CDS encoding dihydrodipicolinate synthase family protein, which produces MSDNIFTGCMPALMTPCTAARKPDFDALVAKGRELIDIGMSAVVYCGSMGDWPLLTEAERQEGVARLVAAGIPTIVGTGAINTREAVSHAAHAAKVGAQGLMVIPRVLSRGASLAAQKAHFSAILQAAPNLPAVIYNSPYYGFATRADLFFELRREYPNLIGFKEFGGGADLRYAAENITSKDDDVTLMVGVDTQVVHGFVNCNATGAITGIGNALPREVLQLVALSKQAAKGDAKARRQARELESALAVLSSFDEGTDLVLYYKHLMVLNGDKEYTLHFNETDVLSDSQRRYAEAQYVLFRHWYENWSAEQNFA; this is translated from the coding sequence ATGAGCGACAACATCTTCACCGGCTGCATGCCCGCCCTGATGACACCGTGCACCGCCGCACGCAAACCGGACTTCGATGCGTTGGTGGCCAAGGGTCGCGAGCTGATCGATATCGGCATGAGCGCTGTCGTGTATTGCGGCTCCATGGGTGACTGGCCGCTGCTCACCGAGGCCGAGCGCCAGGAAGGCGTGGCGCGACTGGTGGCTGCAGGGATTCCAACGATCGTCGGTACTGGCGCCATCAACACTCGTGAAGCGGTGTCCCACGCGGCCCATGCGGCCAAAGTCGGTGCTCAGGGTTTGATGGTGATTCCACGGGTGCTGTCCCGTGGCGCTTCGCTCGCCGCGCAAAAGGCGCACTTCTCCGCGATTCTGCAAGCCGCACCGAACCTGCCGGCAGTGATCTACAACAGCCCTTACTACGGCTTCGCGACCCGTGCCGACCTGTTCTTCGAACTGCGCCGTGAGTACCCGAACCTGATCGGCTTCAAGGAGTTCGGTGGTGGCGCCGACCTGCGCTACGCCGCTGAAAACATCACCTCCAAGGACGATGACGTAACCCTGATGGTCGGCGTTGACACCCAAGTCGTACACGGTTTCGTCAACTGCAACGCCACCGGCGCGATCACCGGCATCGGCAACGCCCTGCCCCGCGAAGTGCTGCAACTGGTGGCTCTGAGCAAGCAAGCCGCCAAGGGGGATGCCAAGGCCCGACGTCAGGCCCGGGAGCTGGAATCGGCGCTGGCAGTGCTGTCGTCCTTCGACGAAGGCACGGATCTGGTGCTGTATTACAAACACCTGATGGTGCTCAACGGCGACAAGGAATACACCCTGCATTTCAACGAGACCGATGTGCTCAGCGACTCGCAGCGTCGTTACGCGGAAGCCCAGTACGTGCTGTTCCGTCACTGGTACGAAAACTGGTCGGCGGAACAGAACTTCGCCTGA
- a CDS encoding APC family permease, whose translation MSGQGKFKKQLSLIDLTFIGLGAIFGSGWLFAASHVSAIAGPAGIFSWLLGGFAVLLLGIVYCELGAALPRAGGVVRYPVYSHGPLLGYLMGFITLIAFSSLVAIEVVASRQYAAAWFPGLTKAGSGDPTVLGWLVQFALLCVFFLLNYRSVKTFAKANNLVSVFKFIVPLLVIGVLFTFFKPENFQVQGFAPFGLSGIEMAVSAGGVIFAYLGLTPIISVASEVKNPQRTIPIALILSVLLSTAIYVLLQTAFLGGIPTELLANGWAGVSKEFALPYRDIALALGVGWLAYLVVADAVISPSGCGNIYMNATPRVIYGWAQTGTFFKVFTRIDEKSGIPRPALWLTFALSVFWTLPFPSWEALINVVSAALVLSYAVAPVTVAALRRNAPDMPRPFRVKCMGVLGPVSFIIAALIVYWSGWDTVSWLLGLQILMFVVYLLCGRFVPTRHLSLAHQVRSSAWLIAFYTVTIVLSKLGTFGGLGILAHPFDTLVVAAFATGIYYWGAATGVPAHLLRLESEEDESEVASPSPASAANPRAAGAY comes from the coding sequence ATGTCAGGCCAAGGCAAGTTCAAAAAACAGCTTTCATTGATCGACCTCACTTTTATCGGGCTCGGAGCGATCTTCGGTTCGGGGTGGCTGTTCGCGGCCAGTCACGTCTCTGCGATTGCCGGGCCGGCGGGGATTTTTTCCTGGCTGCTGGGCGGTTTCGCCGTATTGCTGTTGGGCATCGTCTACTGCGAACTGGGCGCCGCGCTGCCCCGGGCCGGCGGAGTGGTGCGTTATCCGGTCTACAGCCACGGCCCGCTGCTTGGTTATCTGATGGGTTTCATCACGCTGATCGCGTTTTCCAGCCTGGTGGCGATCGAGGTGGTTGCCTCTCGCCAGTACGCGGCGGCGTGGTTTCCCGGCCTGACCAAAGCCGGCAGCGGTGATCCAACAGTGCTGGGCTGGCTAGTGCAGTTCGCGCTGCTCTGCGTGTTCTTCCTGCTCAACTACCGCAGCGTGAAGACCTTCGCCAAGGCCAACAACCTGGTGAGCGTGTTCAAGTTCATCGTGCCGCTGCTGGTGATCGGTGTGCTGTTCACCTTCTTCAAACCGGAGAACTTTCAGGTTCAGGGTTTCGCACCTTTCGGGCTCTCGGGCATCGAGATGGCGGTTTCTGCCGGCGGCGTGATCTTTGCCTATCTCGGCCTGACCCCGATCATCTCGGTGGCCAGCGAAGTGAAGAATCCACAACGCACGATTCCCATTGCGCTGATCCTTTCGGTGCTGCTGTCGACTGCAATATACGTGTTGCTGCAAACGGCGTTCCTTGGCGGCATCCCGACTGAACTGCTCGCCAATGGCTGGGCCGGGGTTTCCAAGGAATTCGCCCTGCCGTATCGCGATATCGCCCTGGCGCTCGGCGTGGGCTGGCTGGCCTATCTGGTGGTTGCCGACGCGGTGATCTCGCCCAGCGGCTGCGGCAACATCTACATGAATGCCACGCCACGAGTGATCTACGGCTGGGCGCAGACCGGCACCTTCTTCAAAGTCTTCACCCGCATCGATGAGAAATCCGGCATCCCGCGCCCGGCACTGTGGCTGACCTTTGCCCTGTCGGTGTTCTGGACCCTGCCGTTCCCGTCCTGGGAAGCGCTGATCAACGTGGTATCCGCCGCACTGGTGTTGAGCTACGCCGTAGCCCCGGTGACCGTCGCCGCGCTGCGTCGCAATGCGCCAGACATGCCGCGCCCGTTTCGAGTCAAGTGCATGGGCGTGCTGGGGCCGGTGTCGTTCATCATCGCGGCGCTGATCGTCTACTGGTCGGGCTGGGACACCGTGTCCTGGCTGCTCGGCCTGCAAATCCTGATGTTTGTCGTGTACCTGCTGTGTGGCCGTTTCGTTCCGACCAGACATCTGAGCCTTGCCCATCAAGTGCGCTCATCCGCGTGGCTGATCGCCTTCTACACCGTAACCATCGTCCTGTCGAAACTCGGCACTTTCGGTGGTCTGGGCATCCTCGCCCACCCTTTCGACACGCTGGTCGTCGCCGCTTTCGCCACCGGCATTTATTACTGGGGCGCCGCCACTGGCGTACCGGCGCACCTGCTGCGCCTGGAGTCCGAAGAGGATGAAAGCGAAGTCGCTTCGCCGTCCCCGGCCTCCGCTGCCAACCCGCGCGCTGCCGGCGCTTATTGA
- a CDS encoding MetQ/NlpA family ABC transporter substrate-binding protein has translation MLKTAGLTLAVLGALVTSFGAQALEPLRVAADPVPHAQILAYIQKIDPQLNLKVIEIPQGVNSNELLVHGDVDANYFQHLPYLQSQEKALGEKLAVAATVHIEPLGIYSHRHKTVAQVPDKGTVAVPNNVTNLSRALYLLQDNGLIKLKPGFNDPAADQATPKDIAENPKHLKILEIESPQLPRALDDVDLAVINGNYALEAGLVPARDALGLEKAEHNPYANILVTTPKLESDPRIQQLAKDLTSPQVAKYIAENFKGSVIPVADAKP, from the coding sequence ATGTTGAAAACAGCAGGCTTGACCCTGGCCGTCCTCGGCGCGCTGGTGACTTCGTTTGGCGCTCAAGCGCTAGAGCCGTTGCGCGTTGCTGCCGATCCGGTGCCCCACGCGCAGATTCTGGCCTACATCCAGAAGATCGATCCGCAACTGAACCTCAAGGTGATCGAAATCCCGCAGGGCGTGAACTCCAACGAACTGCTGGTGCACGGCGATGTGGACGCCAACTACTTCCAGCATCTGCCGTACCTGCAATCCCAGGAAAAGGCCCTTGGCGAGAAACTCGCAGTGGCCGCGACGGTGCACATCGAACCGTTGGGCATCTACTCCCATCGCCACAAAACCGTCGCCCAGGTACCGGACAAGGGCACGGTCGCGGTGCCCAATAACGTCACTAACTTGAGCCGTGCGCTTTACCTGTTGCAGGACAACGGCCTGATCAAACTCAAACCCGGGTTCAATGACCCGGCGGCCGATCAGGCAACGCCCAAGGACATCGCCGAAAACCCGAAACACCTGAAGATCCTTGAAATCGAATCGCCGCAACTGCCCCGCGCACTGGATGACGTGGACCTGGCGGTGATCAACGGCAACTACGCGCTGGAAGCCGGGCTGGTGCCGGCCAGGGATGCGCTGGGGCTGGAGAAGGCTGAGCACAACCCTTATGCCAACATTCTGGTGACGACGCCGAAACTGGAGAGCGATCCGCGTATCCAGCAACTGGCCAAGGACCTGACTTCGCCGCAAGTGGCCAAGTACATCGCCGAGAACTTCAAGGGCTCGGTGATTCCGGTAGCGGACGCCAAGCCGTGA
- a CDS encoding TonB-dependent receptor family protein translates to MPSLKTLPAALLGLALACPVEAESQGMELGQVLIGAEEQTGEDLSLEEAKARLAQVPGGTNVVDMRRPMQGRVASNQDVLAYQPGVYAQSAGNEGVKISIRGSGINRAPGAHASGLYTMLDGLPLSGPGGTPYELLEPLWLDHVEVLRGANGFDRGALALGGAVDYISHTGYNAPLLNVRYVMGSHGYAQRQVSSGQVLGDFDYYLSMTDAHSDGYQDHTTSKSQGVIANFGYRFNPNLETRFYIRHRETDNDLAGRVTKHSIEHDPRAANPAYVTRNDSRDQPGSTFIGNKTTYYIDDDSSIQTGLVYHDYPMDLREGPNRLKVAYTDVSGTFDYKRRDTLWGMESNSTMGLRVTKHLPNDGASERVRIPTGNTARYAPGTPMRNFTYQGSDSVLHVGNDLEIADDLWLTTGLAAIYTRRESAVTYPEGGGKTSLGDWDYAPRLGLRYQVTPDLQLFGNLSRSVEAPHPWSLIYSSNVRFPAGSGAATGTQRDPVKLQNQTATTLELGGRGDSALGEWSLAWYYAQVRHELLSVLPDANATIPYELNASPTVHQGVEASLNSNLWSANDGGKLSLRQAYTFSDFHYRDDDRFGDNRLPGLPMHYYQGELRYDFPKGFFAAVNTQLVSKVAVDYANSYYADPYATFGATLGYNAPKGDWQTWLDMRNLTDKHYAATVTPGYDDKGLDAARSTPGEGMAMYVGVSWSLL, encoded by the coding sequence ATGCCCTCGCTCAAAACACTGCCCGCCGCATTGCTGGGGCTGGCCCTTGCCTGTCCGGTCGAAGCCGAGTCTCAGGGCATGGAGTTGGGGCAGGTGCTGATCGGGGCTGAAGAACAGACTGGCGAAGACCTTTCGCTGGAGGAGGCCAAGGCCCGGTTGGCACAGGTTCCCGGTGGCACCAACGTGGTCGATATGCGCCGCCCGATGCAGGGGCGGGTGGCAAGCAATCAGGATGTGCTGGCGTATCAGCCGGGCGTATATGCGCAGTCGGCGGGCAACGAAGGGGTGAAGATCTCGATTCGCGGCTCGGGCATCAATCGGGCTCCCGGTGCTCACGCGTCGGGGTTGTACACGATGCTCGACGGTCTGCCGCTGAGCGGGCCCGGCGGTACGCCCTACGAGTTGCTGGAGCCGCTGTGGCTTGACCATGTGGAAGTGTTGCGCGGTGCCAATGGTTTTGATCGTGGTGCGCTGGCGTTGGGTGGGGCGGTCGATTACATCAGCCACACCGGCTACAACGCGCCGTTGCTGAATGTGCGTTACGTCATGGGCAGCCACGGCTATGCGCAACGGCAAGTCAGCTCGGGCCAGGTGCTGGGCGATTTCGATTACTACCTGTCGATGACCGATGCACACTCCGATGGTTATCAGGATCACACCACCAGCAAGAGCCAGGGTGTGATCGCCAACTTCGGTTATCGCTTCAATCCGAATCTGGAAACGCGCTTCTACATCCGTCACCGTGAGACTGACAACGACCTCGCCGGGCGGGTGACCAAGCATTCCATCGAACATGATCCGCGTGCGGCCAACCCGGCCTACGTGACGCGCAACGACAGCCGCGATCAGCCGGGCAGCACCTTCATCGGTAACAAGACCACGTACTACATCGATGACGATTCGAGCATCCAGACCGGTCTGGTTTATCACGATTACCCGATGGACCTGCGCGAAGGCCCGAACCGCTTGAAGGTCGCGTACACCGATGTCAGCGGCACGTTCGACTACAAGCGCCGCGACACGCTCTGGGGCATGGAGAGCAACAGCACCATGGGCCTGCGGGTGACCAAACACCTGCCCAACGACGGGGCCAGCGAACGGGTGCGAATTCCTACCGGCAACACCGCCCGCTATGCGCCGGGCACGCCTATGCGCAACTTCACTTATCAGGGTTCGGACTCTGTCCTGCACGTGGGCAACGATCTGGAAATCGCCGACGACCTGTGGCTGACCACCGGCCTCGCAGCGATCTACACCCGCCGCGAAAGCGCCGTGACCTATCCCGAAGGTGGCGGCAAGACCAGCCTCGGTGACTGGGACTATGCACCACGTCTGGGCCTGCGTTATCAGGTGACGCCGGATCTGCAACTGTTCGGCAACCTCAGCCGCTCGGTCGAAGCGCCGCATCCGTGGTCATTGATCTACAGCTCCAACGTACGGTTCCCGGCGGGCAGCGGCGCCGCCACCGGTACCCAGCGTGATCCGGTCAAACTGCAGAACCAGACCGCGACGACGCTGGAACTCGGCGGCCGTGGCGACAGCGCACTCGGCGAATGGAGCCTGGCGTGGTACTACGCCCAGGTGCGCCACGAATTGCTCTCGGTATTGCCGGACGCCAACGCCACTATACCTTACGAACTCAACGCCAGCCCGACCGTGCACCAAGGTGTCGAAGCCAGCCTGAACAGCAACCTGTGGTCAGCGAACGATGGTGGCAAGTTGAGCCTGCGCCAAGCCTACACCTTCAGCGACTTCCACTACCGCGACGACGACCGCTTCGGTGATAACCGCCTGCCAGGACTGCCGATGCATTATTACCAAGGTGAACTGCGCTACGACTTCCCGAAGGGTTTCTTCGCGGCAGTCAACACGCAACTGGTGTCGAAAGTCGCGGTGGATTACGCCAACAGCTACTACGCCGACCCTTACGCCACCTTCGGCGCGACCCTCGGTTACAACGCACCGAAGGGCGACTGGCAGACCTGGCTGGATATGCGCAACCTGACCGACAAGCACTACGCCGCTACCGTTACGCCGGGCTACGACGATAAAGGCCTGGACGCCGCACGCTCCACGCCGGGCGAGGGCATGGCGATGTATGTCGGAGTGTCGTGGAGTCTGCTTTGA